The DNA segment GCACAGTTTCCGTGCTCCAGAAAATAGCCAACCACTCAGCTCTTTTCTTTGTATAACAGTCAGTTCTGTATATAACGATATATACGACGTCTGTTTCCTTTGctgcatacaagcagcattttggGTGCATGGGCCTCGTCAGGCCGAGCATATCTGCCTCTTGCCCCTGTATCATAGACCTTGTCATCTGAATAAGTggatatctatctatctattttgACCGACAAGTATAACTCACGTAGTTGCCCATAATGCTGTCCAAAGAGAGCCAACTAAAGTTTGTTCTAGAACAACTCTCAGCATTGAGCGCGAAGCCCAAAAGCAAGAAGCTGCTACAATCCTTAATGTGGCAGATAAACCAGAGAAATCCTTCATGACCAGGTGTGGTTTCTATTGGTCCTCAGATTCTTCGCAGACATTTTTATCAGCTATTCGTACTGTAAAATGAAGTACAGCAGTGTTGACATTCGACGGATGGTGATTTATAATATTAAGTAGTTCTTTCAGAATTCAGTAAAGGGTGCCTGCTAGCATTCACTATAATCGGCAGGAGACAGAGTCAAAATAATAGAGTGCATGCATTACACGAGGAAAAAAATTGTACTTTGTGACAGCCAAAGTTGGTGCTATATTACATGAGCACATTCATCATGTGAGTAAACATGGCAGTTTCGCTCTTGTGCTGAGCCATTTTCTCTACCACATTTGCACTTTACTGAAATAACAATATTTTCAAGAAAACAGCAAAGTGGACAAAAAAATTTGGTTGGATGCTCTTGATGAAGCCGTGATGAAGTCAAGATCTGATAAAACTGAATATAGCTACCATGCTCTTGATACATTTTATGGGACTACCTACAATCAGAAAACATCATGGACAAAATTAGCAATAGGAAGCCTCTCTCTCTTTGAACCTTTGAGGCTGGCTTGAGCCACAACTTCAGCAAGCCAGTTAATTTTAGTCCAATGCATAAAACAAGTACTGCAACAACTATAAAAACTAAAAGTACAGAACAAAGGCCCTGAACACAGGATCTACCGCAATGCCTATATTTTTCAACCACATTTTTTATGCCTCCTCCGGCATCAAGAGCACTAATGCCACACTCATACAGTTTCACTTCCTCCAACTGTTGGCACTTCTAGAACCTCTCGTTGCAGCTTTCCTGAGTGCTTGCAAATAATTGGCATGTTACACAGCAAGGGGTAACACCTAGATGATGTTCCCTGTTAGTTATTAACAAAGGAACTGGCAtgctctcttaatctgtcattAAAACTGACCCGCTTGTTCAATACAGGCCTTCACACAACTGTGTGCAATTTTGTAGACCATGACTTTGCCACACCAACTCCTCATTGCCTCCACCTCCTTTCAAGACAGTGGTATGAGAGGGTTATAGGTGGACCTGCAACTTGGTGTGGAATCGCTCCTGGAGGCACGAGTTCAGAAAAAAGTGGAAGGGAGAAATCAAGTGCAGGGAAACAGCAAAAgataaatattgttttttttttattattgttatttccACTGTTGTGCATTTATGTAATATTCTTTCGGGAGAGAAGATCGCTTTTGGACCGCTTGTAGGATGCCCTAATATGCAGTATTTCCTGAAATCGAAACAGTGTTTTAGGGTCACTTAAAAATTCTAGCTATATTATGGCTGACCCTGGCAGACTTGGCATTATAGGCATTCTGGTCACCTTGTTAAGCTCACAGAAAAACATGGGGCATGTGCAGTATGCAGCATCGCTGGCTTGTTATGGGAGTCTGCACTGAAAACAATGTCAGTACTGACTCAATAAGAGCAGAGAAGTGGGGTAGTGGGAAGTGGTTCGCAGTCTAATGAACTTCAAGGAGGTTGGAAAGTGAAGGGGCAAGCTATACATCAGTGCAATTGCAATCTCTCTTCAGACGCATAAGCAATCCTTTTTCTCCCCCAACCTTACTGaaagcaaagaattttttttacctTGCACAGCACAGGAACTTAATGCTCCTGAGAAGCAGAGCATGCAAATATGCTCTATGCATACTCTTACCCACTGACCTTCCCCTCACTTCCAGAATGTGATTTTCTGATACTAAACTGTTAAAGAAGTATGGACACCAAACATAcgcttgcttgttttcttctttgtaatgatgagTTAAACATTAGTTAGTACATATGAAACACCTTGTGGTATTCCCCTATGGCTGATAAAACATTTATACCTGAATTTCTTTTctgatgctgtttcagtttcaacaatcaaatgatggctgtgacgtcaaaggtgGCTTTAGGTGACGTGAGGAATGAAAAAACATCAATATAATCACTGACACATCGTTATGATTCGTAacgcttaagccagcctgcttcaaaagCCGGAATGATAACAAACTCGGTATCACCAATCATACTGAAGTTTTTTTCATGCCACATGTGACCAAACGACacttttgacgtcacagccatcatctGGCAGATGGAACctaaacagcatgagagaagaaattaaattataaattagcTTGCAGacaaataccacatggtgatcctTGTATTGTAATGTCTTATGAAACATTAGAGAGAACATCCAATTAAAATTAGGTATGTATACTTCATTAACACTTGACAATAAGAACTTTTATAGCCTCATCACTTTTTTATGTACCAATACCTACAAAGAAAGTTAATGTAGGTAAATGAACTTTGCACCTGAAGTAGATAGTAACACATTCAGACAGTATGGCTCGCAGCATTAAATACAAAGGCCCCATTCAATGACAATGAAGGTTGGCAAACAGATGTGGCAACTCCTCTTTGATGGGAACTCCTCCAGAGATATTTCAAATCCCTCACCATTATTTCACACCCTCACTTCTGCAAAAACTAATTACTTGTTGATAAGTGTGAATTAAAACAATGGATACGTACGAGCAGAAGGCTACATATAGTGGACCTAATTATCCCTGGTACATGTTATTAACAACTATGACACACAGGCACAGGTGGCATAACGTTTTCTTAAGAGCCGAGTTCATTAATTCATTTCACACACTGCAGAAACACGGACAGAACACACAGCTGCATCGGAAGAATTAGAAAGGACAAAGAAGTGTCTTTCAGAGTACCAGTCATAATAGCTACTTTCTTAGCTACTCCATCAATGGTTTAGATTCTTTCTGGAGTCTTGGGATATTTTACGTCCTCCACAGCGTTTCCACTTGGTAACAATGCTTCCACAGCCATGGAGAAGGCTAATGATGACACGAGGATGAATAGCATGAGAATCTATGAATCTCATGCATGATGAAAGACCGCAGCTCAGATCATCAGGGTCATGTACAAATGCCTATTCTGTGTACAATGTCTACTCTTATCTGTTAAACTACTGCCCTAAAAAATTCTTTCAAAACCATTTGAACAATTTACAAGCCAGGCTTTTCTATTAGAATGTAAGGCTCTGTCTGGTGCACATAAACACTTTGCAATTTTAAAATACTAATGTCTATACTGCTGCGCTGCAACCACACCAAACTCCCGATCTTCCCAAATACACTACATTTTACATGGAAGGACATTCCTGTCCACAACACATACGATTTGGTGCCAGTAGATGCTTTAGATAAGCTCCTTCTAACAGAAGCTGAAACAAACTACAATACAATGGTTCATAGTCCTATCTGTGTGCCTAATCCCCATGACAAAATATAAGTGGGGCCATAAACTTTACCAGATAATTAACTGATGCAACTAAAACCACATTGAAAATGCCAACCTTTCACATTTACGGCAGTGATGTGACCGCGGTGTCTTGAATCCATCACAGTTGGCGCAATACTGCAGGAACTGCTCATCATCTGGCTGCTCCTGCAAGCAAGTGCAAAGAAACCAACTTTTTATTTTGTGAATGTGTGATGACATGGCATGCACCTTCATTGGTACAGAATCATTAACATGTCAAGGGACATCCCCTTAATATGGCACAAGACACATGAGAAGGTAGGCCAGCCAGCATCAGGCATACCAACATGCCAAGCAACTTTCTAAGGTTCGACACTCTCTAGCCTTATGCATTTGTCGTGAGCGGCCTCTGCAGCTCCTGCTTAACACTCCAAAAAGCGCACCATGCTAATTACACAGCAGCCAAAGCAATTCCAAGGCTACCTCTAGGCTATGTAGTACAGCGGTTGTCAATATTCTAGAGCCGAATTGGGGTTTGCTTCAGTGGGGCTCTTGCGATATCCGTGGACGGCCGGATTTTCGGAGGAGTGAGGGCGAGAGTTCCTCTCGCCTTCACAAGATATGGAACGCTGGCGATGCTTAACGAGCCACATGGCATGGCCCAGAGGCAATGCCCTTTTGGCGAAGGCTGTACCATACAGTTTCTATCACACACCACGAACTCGCCACTTAATATATCCAGGTTCGTGCCACTAACTAGGTTCCCAAAGAAATGCGAGGAACCAGCAGCTCAACATGAGTTACTAATAAAGGGTCCAGTACTTAAAAGTCGCACGAATCGACCGCGAGGCACTGTTGAGGGGATTAAGGGAGCTGTAACTGCATATAAGCGAGCCAAACTAATGTAAAAACTACTGAACAGCTGGCACTGCTGTAACCAACAGATCACAATCATGAATTACTGGCGCGCTGACACACCCGCCGTCACTCAAGTGTCCTATTCCTGCCATGAAAGGAATGTGAAACTAAACGGAGAAGGCATGCTTATGTCACATTCGCTACTCACCGGCCTCCACTTGAGAGGCACGAAGCCCGGTCCCATTGCAACGGCCATGAAGAAATTGTACAGTAGAACTCCCACCCAGCCGATGAAAACCGCGTGGTTGATGGTTCCTAATGTAGAGCCATACGGCGAGAGCCACATCGATGTCACGTACAGGCTGgttaaaaaaatgaattttatGATGAGAAGCGCAGTCACTGGACCCCAGTGCACCAGGCGCTGGCAAAACTGAGCCAGGATGTCCAGCACCCCCGGCTGTGGCTCCATTTCGGCTTCTTGTAGAGGATCCAGCTTGAATGACACCCAAATGCCGAGCCGAGGAGAAAAACAGACGCGCAAGGACCGCAAGACTACATGCAGCCGGTGTTAAGAAAATGCGGGCCTAAGCAGTGTCCCTTGCGTCCGTTACCTGCCACGGCGGTCAGTGTGCGTGCAGGACGACTTGGAACCCTGCATAGTCTGATTTTGTTCACTGTCTGGACATTAAAAACGTTACCAATCACCTCTCACAAGCGCCGATTTGCACAGTCGCTGCAAAGGGTTCGACCACGGATGGACAGGTGGTTCGACGCAAAATAGCGATCGCGGCGACGCCTGGGTGGCCTGCCAGAAAGCAGCGGCTTTCTGCCTTGGCCGTTTTCGTCGCGACGGTCAGTGCTGAGAGTAAACAAACAAGCACGGCGTGCAACTATGCCATACCAAAGCTAGGGAGACAAGAGTCGCGCTGACCGTCGAACTTGACAGGTTGTTGCAACACCACTTGAAGCGCACTGAGGGGTCATATCAGCAACTCATTCGTTAATTACAGGTAACACGAAATTCTAATTTCCGAAACTGctgatttgctttgccgtggtagTAGCTTCGTTATCATGCCGTCGCAGCAATTGTTTTGCTATCGTGCACCGctgttttccgctcaaaaatcaTGGTCTGCTTGTATGTCACATTACGTACTACGTATTTACAACCGCAAAAAAGCTTAGTACAAATGGTGGACAAAATAGTAACCCGACTAGCACAACCTTTGGCAGACGTTCACTATGTGAACTGTTTCTGCATGATTACTAATGCAGAACCAGTTCGCCTAACAAATTATCTCTTAGTTGCCGTTTTGTCAGGAAAGAAAATCTTGTATTGAATAGTTCGAATTGTTAAGTTGAGACGAGCTGCTGCGTACGGACTACAATTAAGTGATGCTCCGGGTGCAACAAGTTGCTTGTTGTCATCTAGCAATGCTGAAATATATTAGTTGCGTGTGTTGAGCTggactttcttttctttttttagatgacaACGCGACTTGTGCCATTTTACAAGGGTACAAAAACAGAACCTGATGGCTTCGCATGGCCGAATAGTGTTGAGCTACCACGACACGCTTTTGCGAGAGTCCGATGTGGAGCTCCTGGAAGAAGCGCACTGGGTGAATGACAACGTCATCTGGTTTTGGATGCAGTATATTGAAAATGAACTGTTTGCTTCGCGCTGCGGTGCCTTCGCGTTCGTGGGACCTGACGTCGTACAACTTGTCAAGCTAGGGGCAGCACTCAACGTTGATCAGGTGCTAAAATCGCTTGACCTGAATCAAAAAGCCTTGATCTTGCTCCCTGTCAACGACTGTCAAGATTTCGACCTACCGGGTGGTTGCCACTGGAGCTTTTTAGTTTACAATCAGGCCAGAAAGATATTCGAACATTACGACTCTTCCAAAGGACATAACCACTCGCATGCTAAGGCTATTGCACGGGCCTTGGCGCCACTTTTATCACTACGTAAAGTGAGAGTCACCGAGGCAGACTGCTTGCAGCAGCACAATTCTTTCGACTGCGGTCTTTACGTTATGTACAATCTGCAAC comes from the Amblyomma americanum isolate KBUSLIRL-KWMA chromosome 1, ASM5285725v1, whole genome shotgun sequence genome and includes:
- the LOC144114704 gene encoding sentrin-specific protease 8-like, whose protein sequence is MASHGRIVLSYHDTLLRESDVELLEEAHWVNDNVIWFWMQYIENELFASRCGAFAFVGPDVVQLVKLGAALNVDQVLKSLDLNQKALILLPVNDCQDFDLPGGCHWSFLVYNQARKIFEHYDSSKGHNHSHAKAIARALAPLLSLRKVRVTEADCLQQHNSFDCGLYVMYNLQQVCAEHISRAEDDGSPRTLLTSWMRHNRKTLKELILTLSKRETK